Proteins co-encoded in one Salvia splendens isolate huo1 chromosome 4, SspV2, whole genome shotgun sequence genomic window:
- the LOC121799926 gene encoding uncharacterized protein LOC121799926 isoform X1 has product MPRPGPRPYECVRRAWHSERHQPMRGLVIQQIFRLVHDNHSAATKKNREWQEKLPLVVLKAEEIMYSKANSEAEYSNVETLWDRVNDVVDTIIRKDESTETGELLPPCVEAALNLGCVPVRASRSERHNNPRTYLRSSYRECNKNMSPRSLNDNVNERNPDLMHAAKMPQHVDSSRLVWESNNRITPNSTNQQQHMASSFEKKLHCVSSRNAMEVERSNAWLSRSSVYPLYYGMDFKPEVCQLGFQVAQKSDSVIIGVPVFSSPAESASEVGCLQNLFPYGEDKFFGKRTCEVASKDTKGKGPQAGFDLSLRLGLFSDSNSGREDSSGFVSDSLGRRLSPYEGLPVEEFPFFPMEPAHSQMWLHRSNQNEESENQNAELVSRKRKLSVSGDLGNDQFFWSQDSTNRFVGQMKRPDCIFMQLESFMPHFSVRVLNWKVSDAVREN; this is encoded by the exons atgcctaGGCCTGGACCCAGACCGTACGAGTGTGTGCGAAGAGCTTGGCATAGTGAGAGGCATCAACCCATGAGAGGTTTGGTTATCCAACAGATTTTCAG GCTTGTACATGATAATCACTCTGCTGCGACTAAAAAGAACAGAGAATGGCAAGAGAAGCTGCCTCTTGTGGTTTTGAAAGCGGAGGAAATCATGTACTCCAAAGCCAACTCTGAG GCTGAATACTCGAATGTTGAGACACTATGGGACCGAGTGAATGATGTCGTCGACACGATTATTCGGAAAGATGAGAGCACCGAGACTGGGGAGCTTCTGCCACCCTGTGTTGAAG CTGCACTTAATCTAGGGTGTGTACCGGTAAGGGCGTCAAGGAGTGAGCGACACAACAATCCGAGAACTTACCTCAGATCTTCGTATCGAGAATGTAACAAAAACATGTCTCCGAGATCCCTAAACGACAATGTGAATGAACGGAATCCTGATTTGATGCACGCTGCCAAGATGCCCCAACATGTGGATTCATCTCGCTTAGTTTGGGAGTCTAACAACCGAATCACACCAAACAGTACTAACCAGCAGCAGCACATGGCTTCTTCATTTGAGAAGAAGCTTCATTGTGTTAGCAGTAGAAATGCTATGGAAGTGGAGCGTAGTAATGCTTGGCTGAGTAGAAGCTCGGTGTACCCCTTGTACTATGGGATGGATTTCAAACCTGAGGTTTGTCAGTTGGGTTTTCAGGTAGCTCAAAAGTCGGATTCTGTCATTATTGGTGTACCGGTGTTTTCATCGCCTGCTGAATCTGCCTCCGAGGTTGGGTGCTTACAGAATCTATTCCCTTATGGCGAAGATAAATTTTTTGGGAAAAGGACGTGTGAAGTAGCTTCCAAGGACACCAAAGGGAAGGGACCTCAGGCCGGCTTTGACTTGTCCCTGAGGTTGGGACTCTTTTCTGATTCGAATTCGGGCAGGGAAGACAGCTCTGGTTTCGTTAGTGATAGCCTTGGTCGTAGGTTATCTCCATATGAAGGCCTGCCGGTGGAGGAGTTCCCTTTCTTTCCTATGGAGCCTGCCCATAGCCAGATGTGGTTGCATAGAAGTAACCAGAACGAAGAGAGTGAGAATCAGAATGCGGAATTAGTTTCTAGAAAGCGTAAGCTATCTGTTAGTGGAGATTTAGGAAATGACCAATTTTTCTGGTCACAGGATTCAACTAACCGTTTTGTTGGTCAAATGAAAAGACCTG ATTGCATCTTTATGCAGTTGGAGTCTTTTATGCCACACTTCTCTGTCCGAGTTCTTAATTGGAAAGTATCAGACGCAGTTCGTGAAAATTAA
- the LOC121799926 gene encoding uncharacterized protein LOC121799926 isoform X2, whose protein sequence is MPRPGPRPYECVRRAWHSERHQPMRGLVIQQIFRLVHDNHSAATKKNREWQEKLPLVVLKAEEIMYSKANSEAEYSNVETLWDRVNDVVDTIIRKDESTETGELLPPCVEAALNLGCVPVRASRSERHNNPRTYLRSSYRECNKNMSPRSLNDNVNERNPDLMHAAKMPQHVDSSRLVWESNNRITPNSTNQQQHMASSFEKKLHCVSSRNAMEVERSNAWLSRSSVYPLYYGMDFKPEVCQLGFQVAQKSDSVIIGVPVFSSPAESASEVGCLQNLFPYGEDKFFGKRTCEVASKDTKGKGPQAGFDLSLRLGLFSDSNSGREDSSGFVSDSLGRRLSPYEGLPVEEFPFFPMEPAHSQMWLHRSNQNEESENQNAELVSRKRKLSVSGDLGNDQFFWSQDSTNRFVGQMKRPVGVFYATLLCPSS, encoded by the exons atgcctaGGCCTGGACCCAGACCGTACGAGTGTGTGCGAAGAGCTTGGCATAGTGAGAGGCATCAACCCATGAGAGGTTTGGTTATCCAACAGATTTTCAG GCTTGTACATGATAATCACTCTGCTGCGACTAAAAAGAACAGAGAATGGCAAGAGAAGCTGCCTCTTGTGGTTTTGAAAGCGGAGGAAATCATGTACTCCAAAGCCAACTCTGAG GCTGAATACTCGAATGTTGAGACACTATGGGACCGAGTGAATGATGTCGTCGACACGATTATTCGGAAAGATGAGAGCACCGAGACTGGGGAGCTTCTGCCACCCTGTGTTGAAG CTGCACTTAATCTAGGGTGTGTACCGGTAAGGGCGTCAAGGAGTGAGCGACACAACAATCCGAGAACTTACCTCAGATCTTCGTATCGAGAATGTAACAAAAACATGTCTCCGAGATCCCTAAACGACAATGTGAATGAACGGAATCCTGATTTGATGCACGCTGCCAAGATGCCCCAACATGTGGATTCATCTCGCTTAGTTTGGGAGTCTAACAACCGAATCACACCAAACAGTACTAACCAGCAGCAGCACATGGCTTCTTCATTTGAGAAGAAGCTTCATTGTGTTAGCAGTAGAAATGCTATGGAAGTGGAGCGTAGTAATGCTTGGCTGAGTAGAAGCTCGGTGTACCCCTTGTACTATGGGATGGATTTCAAACCTGAGGTTTGTCAGTTGGGTTTTCAGGTAGCTCAAAAGTCGGATTCTGTCATTATTGGTGTACCGGTGTTTTCATCGCCTGCTGAATCTGCCTCCGAGGTTGGGTGCTTACAGAATCTATTCCCTTATGGCGAAGATAAATTTTTTGGGAAAAGGACGTGTGAAGTAGCTTCCAAGGACACCAAAGGGAAGGGACCTCAGGCCGGCTTTGACTTGTCCCTGAGGTTGGGACTCTTTTCTGATTCGAATTCGGGCAGGGAAGACAGCTCTGGTTTCGTTAGTGATAGCCTTGGTCGTAGGTTATCTCCATATGAAGGCCTGCCGGTGGAGGAGTTCCCTTTCTTTCCTATGGAGCCTGCCCATAGCCAGATGTGGTTGCATAGAAGTAACCAGAACGAAGAGAGTGAGAATCAGAATGCGGAATTAGTTTCTAGAAAGCGTAAGCTATCTGTTAGTGGAGATTTAGGAAATGACCAATTTTTCTGGTCACAGGATTCAACTAACCGTTTTGTTGGTCAAATGAAAAGACCTG TTGGAGTCTTTTATGCCACACTTCTCTGTCCGAGTTCTTAA